In Alkalihalobacterium alkalinitrilicum, a genomic segment contains:
- a CDS encoding iron-containing alcohol dehydrogenase translates to MNVSIFQTAGQLITGSGSVAKVGEEVAKLGGKKVLIITDKIIRETGLVNKVIEPLQEQALTVDIIDDVIPEPPFEILEEMAAKIIDKGYDVFVGVGGGSALDVTKLLAVMMTNTDDVRDLVGIDNIKNPGLPFILIPTTSGTGSEVTYNAIFTDNRDKVKKGIVSTYLLPNIAIVDAELTLTVPPAVTAATGMDALVHAVESYTAIRANELTDGIALQAINLISRSLRTAVHNGRDLKAREDMAMGSLLAGISLGNAGVGAVHALAYPLGGKFKVPHGVANSLLLPYVMKYNVVANLEKFAEVAKAMGENVEGLSTRDAAELAVHAMATLSQDVGIPTSIKEVGVSAEDIPSLAEEASKIDRLLSNNPRALNVKDIEKIYTEAYGETKVALEV, encoded by the coding sequence ATGAACGTTTCAATTTTTCAAACCGCAGGTCAATTGATCACTGGAAGTGGTTCAGTCGCTAAAGTTGGTGAAGAAGTTGCAAAACTAGGTGGAAAAAAGGTCTTAATCATTACCGATAAAATTATTAGAGAAACAGGATTAGTTAATAAAGTCATAGAGCCATTACAAGAGCAAGCTCTTACAGTAGACATCATTGATGATGTTATTCCTGAACCTCCATTTGAAATTTTAGAAGAAATGGCTGCGAAAATTATCGACAAAGGCTACGATGTATTTGTTGGTGTAGGTGGCGGAAGTGCACTTGACGTTACAAAACTATTAGCTGTTATGATGACGAATACGGATGATGTTCGTGACTTAGTTGGGATCGACAATATTAAAAATCCAGGATTACCATTCATTTTAATCCCAACAACTTCAGGTACTGGTTCTGAAGTAACATATAATGCAATTTTTACAGATAATCGTGATAAGGTAAAAAAAGGAATCGTAAGTACTTACTTATTACCAAACATTGCAATTGTTGATGCGGAATTGACATTAACAGTACCGCCAGCTGTCACTGCTGCAACTGGTATGGACGCGCTCGTTCATGCGGTCGAGTCTTACACAGCAATCCGTGCAAATGAGTTAACAGATGGTATTGCACTTCAAGCCATTAATTTAATTTCACGCTCACTGCGTACAGCTGTTCATAACGGTCGTGACTTAAAAGCACGTGAAGATATGGCAATGGGAAGTTTACTTGCAGGAATTTCATTAGGTAATGCTGGAGTTGGTGCGGTTCACGCATTAGCATATCCATTAGGTGGAAAGTTTAAAGTACCACACGGTGTCGCTAACTCGTTATTATTACCATACGTTATGAAATACAACGTAGTAGCGAACTTAGAAAAATTTGCAGAAGTAGCTAAAGCAATGGGAGAAAATGTAGAAGGCTTATCAACAAGAGATGCTGCGGAATTGGCAGTACATGCAATGGCAACTCTTTCTCAGGATGTTGGCATTCCGACTTCAATTAAAGAAGTAGGTGTATCTGCAGAAGATATCCCTTCACTTGCTGAAGAAGCAAGCAAGATTGACCGTCTATTAAGCAATAACCCTCGTGCCTTAAATGTAAAAGATATTGAAAAGATTTACACAGAAGCATATGGGGAAACAAAAGTAGCTCTAGAAGTTTAA
- a CDS encoding aldehyde dehydrogenase family protein encodes MVNTPLHFGSLINGEELKGSGRKSLEVKSPFDGNVVGTIDLATNEDIELALSTAHNVFRNTMKKLPAHQRADILRKTGDLLTERTEEFAQVLALEAGKPIRDARGEVGRAVQVLKFAADEAKKIEGELVQMDGAVGGENRIGMVRRNPIGVVVAITPFNFPLNLALHKLGPAFAAGNTVVLKPAEKTPFTSFMLAKLFEEAGLPKGALNLVMGIGSEMGEKLVTDDRVSKITFTGSPTVGKIIKKQAGLKKVTLELGSNSPNIIFNDGDIETAATSLVKGAFAFAGQVCISAQRIYVQKDIYQQFVDLFVPQVKALKIGNPTDETTDIGPMITEEAAKRAEEWVDEAQVQGATLLTGGKRTGNLFEPTVLVNVEPQMKVVCQEVFAPIVSIIPFETEEDVIGFANDSDFGLQAGVFTKDINRAMRLADELETGGVWINEMSTYRQDNYPYGGVKLSGVGKEGVKYAVQDMTEIKFVGIKLG; translated from the coding sequence ATGGTAAATACACCGTTACATTTCGGTTCATTAATTAATGGCGAAGAATTAAAGGGTTCAGGTAGAAAAAGTTTAGAAGTGAAAAGCCCGTTTGATGGAAATGTTGTTGGAACAATCGACTTAGCTACGAATGAAGATATTGAACTAGCATTATCTACAGCACATAATGTTTTCCGTAATACAATGAAAAAGCTTCCTGCTCATCAACGTGCAGATATTTTAAGAAAAACAGGCGACCTTCTTACAGAAAGAACAGAAGAATTTGCACAAGTTTTGGCATTAGAAGCAGGTAAACCGATCCGTGATGCTCGAGGTGAAGTAGGGCGTGCCGTTCAAGTTCTTAAATTTGCAGCGGATGAAGCAAAGAAAATTGAAGGTGAACTCGTTCAAATGGATGGTGCTGTTGGTGGTGAGAACCGTATTGGTATGGTTCGCCGTAATCCAATTGGTGTTGTTGTTGCAATTACTCCATTCAACTTCCCATTAAACTTAGCACTTCATAAACTAGGTCCAGCATTCGCTGCGGGGAATACAGTTGTATTAAAACCAGCAGAAAAAACACCGTTCACTTCATTTATGTTAGCGAAGCTATTTGAAGAAGCTGGCCTTCCTAAAGGTGCGCTAAACCTTGTAATGGGAATTGGCTCTGAGATGGGTGAAAAGCTTGTAACCGACGACCGTGTGAGCAAGATTACGTTTACAGGTAGTCCAACAGTAGGAAAAATCATAAAAAAACAAGCTGGACTTAAAAAAGTAACGTTAGAGTTAGGTTCAAATTCTCCTAATATAATCTTTAATGATGGTGATATTGAAACAGCGGCTACAAGCTTAGTAAAAGGTGCATTTGCTTTTGCAGGTCAAGTTTGTATTTCTGCTCAGCGTATTTACGTTCAAAAAGATATATATCAACAATTTGTAGATCTATTTGTACCACAAGTAAAAGCATTAAAAATTGGAAATCCGACAGATGAAACAACAGATATCGGTCCTATGATTACTGAAGAAGCTGCAAAACGTGCAGAAGAGTGGGTAGATGAAGCACAAGTTCAAGGAGCTACGCTATTAACAGGCGGAAAACGCACAGGTAATCTCTTCGAACCAACTGTACTAGTTAACGTTGAGCCGCAAATGAAAGTCGTTTGCCAAGAGGTATTTGCTCCAATCGTTTCCATTATTCCGTTTGAAACAGAAGAGGATGTCATTGGTTTTGCAAATGATTCGGATTTCGGTCTTCAAGCAGGTGTATTTACAAAAGACATTAATCGCGCGATGCGTTTAGCGGATGAATTAGAAACTGGCGGGGTTTGGATTAACGAAATGTCTACGTACCGTCAAGACAACTATCCTTATGGTGGCGTAAAGCTAAGTGGAGTTGGTAAAGAAGGCGTAAAATACGCGGTTCAAGATATGACAGAAATTAAGTTTGTTGGCATTAAATTAGGCTAA
- a CDS encoding TRAP transporter large permease, with protein MIFWLIIPFLISLIIGIPISFSLGVAIVVFMIATAKLPFEVFVQTLYNPTESFPMMAIPFFILAGELMSRSGITDRLINFAKFFMGRFRGGLAHVTVVSGAGFAGLSGSAVAETAALGKTLGPAMKKEGYKKSFTAALIASAGVMAPVIPPSVIMILYGAQMNVSIGAMFMAGIVPGLVIAALLMIVSYVVAVKNNYPTSKMPFTWKGFFDVTLAASLAFVMPIIIVIGIRGGIFTPTEGGAVAAAYAFLVGGLIYRSLTVKDIFDSLIRTGTISAVILLVVAMSAPFGWIMAYFGIPQAFADSILSITESPIIILLLMILLLMFIGMFLEGAAIVMLLGPVLAPVAIAIGMDPVHFAIVMVVAIAIGMATPPVGVNLFVTVPILGTSMEKASKAVLPFIITLFVALLIIAFIPEIVLWLPNMFR; from the coding sequence ATGATATTTTGGCTTATTATACCTTTCTTAATTTCTTTAATAATTGGTATACCCATTTCCTTTAGTTTAGGAGTGGCCATTGTCGTCTTTATGATCGCTACTGCTAAATTACCTTTTGAAGTATTTGTACAAACGCTTTACAACCCGACCGAGTCATTCCCGATGATGGCGATTCCGTTTTTCATATTAGCTGGTGAGTTGATGAGCCGTTCTGGAATTACAGATCGATTGATCAATTTTGCTAAGTTTTTTATGGGACGTTTCCGTGGTGGGTTAGCCCACGTTACGGTCGTATCGGGTGCTGGATTTGCAGGTCTTTCAGGTTCAGCTGTTGCTGAAACAGCTGCATTAGGGAAGACACTTGGACCAGCGATGAAGAAAGAAGGCTATAAAAAGAGCTTTACAGCAGCTCTTATTGCAAGTGCAGGGGTAATGGCACCAGTTATTCCACCGAGTGTCATCATGATCCTGTACGGAGCGCAGATGAATGTTTCCATCGGTGCAATGTTTATGGCAGGTATTGTTCCTGGACTAGTTATCGCAGCATTATTAATGATCGTATCTTATGTTGTTGCAGTAAAAAATAACTACCCAACTTCAAAAATGCCATTTACTTGGAAAGGATTTTTTGATGTAACATTAGCTGCTTCTTTAGCATTTGTAATGCCAATTATTATTGTTATTGGTATTCGTGGTGGTATTTTTACACCTACAGAGGGTGGTGCGGTTGCAGCCGCATATGCGTTTTTAGTAGGTGGGTTAATTTACCGTAGTTTAACAGTAAAAGATATTTTTGATAGTTTAATTCGTACAGGTACGATTTCTGCAGTTATTCTACTAGTAGTAGCGATGTCAGCGCCATTTGGCTGGATCATGGCTTACTTTGGAATTCCACAAGCTTTCGCAGATTCGATCTTGTCCATTACTGAAAGCCCAATTATTATTCTATTACTAATGATCTTATTATTAATGTTTATCGGTATGTTCTTAGAAGGTGCTGCGATCGTTATGTTACTCGGACCAGTGCTTGCCCCAGTTGCTATTGCTATTGGTATGGATCCAGTTCACTTTGCGATTGTTATGGTTGTTGCAATTGCAATTGGAATGGCGACTCCGCCAGTTGGGGTTAACTTATTTGTTACCGTTCCAATACTCGGTACATCGATGGAAAAAGCGAGTAAAGCAGTACTACCTTTTATTATTACACTATTTGTTGCGCTACTCATTATTGCCTTTATTCCAGAGATCGTTTTATGGCTCCCAAACATGTTTAGATGA
- a CDS encoding TRAP transporter small permease: protein MLEQLDKNLERVSNTLNQYSKIALGVIVGSMFLAVILQVALRYLFNTGLNWPEEFTTFLMAWMTFLGSAIAVKQLEHINIDMFVEKLSIRGQEILRFITKLIMLGFILLLTYVGFRFAFNSMNFTSNALGIPLFWPRLSIAFAGSLMIIHMLHFIVRDIKEVIVK from the coding sequence TTGCTAGAACAACTAGATAAAAACTTAGAAAGAGTAAGTAATACTCTTAATCAATATTCTAAGATTGCACTCGGTGTAATCGTTGGCTCAATGTTTTTAGCAGTCATTCTTCAAGTGGCATTAAGATATCTATTTAATACTGGCTTGAATTGGCCAGAAGAATTTACAACGTTCTTAATGGCATGGATGACGTTCTTAGGCTCAGCAATTGCTGTAAAACAATTAGAGCATATTAATATTGATATGTTTGTTGAAAAACTTTCTATTCGTGGACAGGAAATTCTTCGTTTCATCACGAAGTTAATCATGTTAGGATTTATCCTTTTATTAACCTATGTAGGTTTCAGATTTGCATTTAATAGTATGAATTTTACTTCCAATGCACTTGGTATTCCATTATTTTGGCCGAGATTAAGTATTGCATTCGCAGGCTCACTTATGATCATCCATATGTTACATTTCATTGTTCGTGACATTAAGGAGGTGATCGTAAAATGA
- a CDS encoding TRAP transporter substrate-binding protein, producing the protein MKKQFLLLVATAVLLVVLAGCGTSSGGAGGDNVEIVLSHTAAPGTPIFLTYEKFKEEVEERSEGEVTVRIHHSATLAGDTQGIEMLKNNTLDVASAATNNMAPFTDLFLVFDLPYMFEDVYATHKVLSGEIGQEFREMSREDLGLELLFFLDPGTHRHVMNTEREVKVPNDLNGLRFRSAESPIEMAYVESLGAIATPITWVEVYSALEQGVVNGLVQQPHWAVTANLHEVIRHVTETGGIHALHMAFMNPNTFDGLTEEHQQIVRDAALAAQEFNFEQAPEFADELKQEMIDEGVTFYTPTEEEQQLWVETSVKIWDQFTDKVDQDLIERIQAAQQ; encoded by the coding sequence ATGAAGAAACAATTTTTATTACTCGTTGCTACGGCGGTATTATTAGTCGTATTAGCTGGCTGTGGAACAAGTTCAGGAGGAGCTGGCGGTGATAACGTAGAAATCGTCCTTTCACATACAGCAGCACCAGGTACACCGATTTTCTTAACGTATGAGAAGTTTAAAGAAGAGGTTGAAGAGCGTTCGGAAGGTGAAGTTACAGTGCGTATTCACCACAGTGCAACTTTAGCTGGGGATACACAAGGAATTGAAATGTTAAAAAACAATACATTAGATGTTGCATCAGCAGCAACAAACAATATGGCACCGTTCACTGATTTATTTTTAGTATTTGATTTACCTTACATGTTTGAAGATGTTTATGCTACACATAAAGTTTTATCAGGTGAAATTGGTCAAGAGTTTAGAGAAATGTCTAGAGAAGATTTAGGTTTAGAACTTTTATTTTTCTTAGACCCTGGTACACATCGCCACGTAATGAATACGGAGCGCGAAGTTAAAGTTCCTAATGATTTAAATGGTTTGCGTTTTCGTTCAGCTGAAAGTCCAATTGAAATGGCTTATGTTGAGTCTTTAGGAGCGATTGCAACACCGATCACTTGGGTAGAAGTATATTCAGCATTAGAGCAAGGTGTAGTTAATGGATTAGTACAACAACCTCACTGGGCAGTAACAGCTAACTTACACGAAGTTATTCGACACGTAACAGAAACAGGTGGAATTCATGCCCTTCATATGGCATTCATGAACCCAAATACATTTGATGGTTTAACAGAAGAACACCAACAAATCGTGCGAGATGCAGCACTTGCAGCACAAGAGTTTAACTTTGAACAAGCACCAGAGTTTGCTGATGAGTTAAAACAAGAAATGATTGATGAAGGTGTTACGTTCTACACACCAACTGAAGAAGAGCAACAATTATGGGTTGAAACTTCAGTGAAAATCTGGGATCAATTCACAGATAAAGTAGATCAAGATTTAATTGAGCGTATTCAAGCGGCTCAACAATAA
- a CDS encoding LacI family DNA-binding transcriptional regulator — protein sequence MISSKEVAKLAGVSQATVSRVLNGAQNVRKETKEKVEKAIAELHYRPNMIARSLVMQKTKTIALISGDLENAFYSEITTAIINLATKKGYNTMVYFDNQPNREEIYEHIVSNHVAGIIQSSINLDEPMYDFFSESGTPYIQINRKHKNAGNYVILNNVKAGQLAMDHLLQLGHEHIGIIMGPTNVSTFLDRQEGCFQALQDKGKEMDQRFLKIVDTTTKDIEMAMYDLLSIQPHPTAVLCATDQMALTAMDVILKMGKRIPEDISLIGFDDITLSSHHAIQLTSVAHNIQQMGEIAVNSLIHIIEGNIERENYQQIKLEPHLAVRKTTCSPKS from the coding sequence ATGATTTCATCGAAAGAAGTTGCCAAATTAGCAGGGGTGTCCCAAGCTACAGTATCGAGAGTGTTAAATGGAGCTCAAAACGTTCGAAAAGAAACGAAAGAAAAAGTAGAAAAAGCGATAGCTGAACTCCATTATCGTCCAAACATGATTGCTAGAAGTCTAGTTATGCAAAAAACAAAGACGATTGCATTGATCTCAGGTGATTTAGAAAATGCATTTTATTCTGAGATAACTACTGCAATTATTAATCTAGCGACAAAAAAGGGCTATAACACAATGGTTTATTTTGATAATCAGCCGAATCGAGAAGAAATCTATGAACATATCGTTAGTAATCATGTGGCGGGAATTATCCAGTCTTCAATTAATCTAGATGAACCCATGTACGATTTCTTTTCAGAAAGTGGTACACCATACATTCAAATTAATCGTAAACACAAAAATGCTGGGAATTACGTTATCTTAAACAACGTGAAAGCAGGTCAGTTAGCAATGGACCACCTACTCCAATTAGGGCATGAGCATATTGGAATCATAATGGGTCCGACAAATGTTTCAACATTCCTTGATAGACAAGAAGGATGTTTCCAAGCACTTCAGGATAAAGGGAAAGAAATGGATCAGCGGTTTTTAAAGATTGTTGATACAACAACAAAAGATATAGAAATGGCTATGTACGACTTACTTAGTATCCAACCCCACCCAACCGCTGTACTATGTGCTACTGATCAAATGGCTTTAACGGCAATGGATGTCATTTTAAAAATGGGGAAAAGAATACCTGAAGACATTAGCTTAATTGGTTTTGACGATATAACGCTTTCAAGTCATCATGCCATACAGTTAACAAGTGTTGCTCATAACATTCAGCAAATGGGAGAAATTGCAGTTAACAGCCTTATTCATATTATTGAAGGAAATATAGAGAGAGAAAACTATCAACAAATTAAACTAGAACCTCATTTAGCGGTACGAAAAACAACATGTTCACCGAAAAGTTAA
- the nfsA gene encoding oxygen-insensitive NADPH nitroreductase — MNETIERILNHKSIRKFEDRELTSEQIKTIVQCGQAASTSSFVQAYSIIGVKNKENKEKLAELAGNQMYVVKNGHFFVFCADLHRHELISKIEGKDLTDPLESTETFMVSLIDTALAAQNAVVAAESMGLGVCYIGGIRNNLEEVCRILNVPKKVIPLFGLAVGYPDQAPDVKPRLPFANIYHEEGYIENEEEIKKQLSDYNEIISAYYEERSGGDRNDTWTEQIADMLLKKQRQYMKGFVEGKNFSIK, encoded by the coding sequence ATGAATGAAACGATAGAAAGAATATTAAATCACAAATCAATTCGAAAATTTGAAGATCGTGAGTTAACGAGTGAACAGATAAAAACGATTGTACAATGTGGGCAAGCAGCTTCGACGTCTAGTTTTGTACAAGCTTATTCTATAATTGGTGTAAAAAATAAAGAAAATAAAGAAAAGCTAGCCGAGCTAGCTGGGAATCAAATGTATGTTGTGAAAAATGGTCATTTTTTTGTTTTTTGTGCGGATCTTCATCGTCATGAACTCATTAGTAAAATTGAAGGGAAAGATTTAACTGATCCACTAGAAAGTACGGAAACTTTCATGGTTTCTCTCATTGATACAGCTCTAGCAGCTCAAAATGCAGTTGTAGCTGCGGAATCAATGGGACTAGGAGTATGTTACATTGGTGGTATTCGAAATAATTTAGAAGAAGTTTGTAGAATTTTAAATGTCCCAAAGAAAGTTATACCTTTATTTGGACTAGCTGTAGGATATCCAGATCAAGCACCTGATGTGAAACCTCGTTTACCTTTTGCTAATATTTATCATGAAGAAGGATATATCGAAAACGAAGAAGAAATTAAGAAACAGTTATCGGATTATAATGAAATTATATCTGCCTATTATGAAGAACGATCAGGTGGCGATAGGAACGATACATGGACAGAACAGATAGCAGATATGTTATTGAAAAAACAACGTCAATACATGAAGGGATTTGTTGAAGGGAAGAACTTTTCAATAAAATAA